One segment of Agrococcus sp. ProA11 DNA contains the following:
- a CDS encoding histidinol-phosphate transaminase, translating to MTSLDDLPIRADLRGLTPYGAPQLEVPVRLNVNENAYRVPEAVALDIVQEIARALPEANRYPDREFDVLRQGFADYLGRGLTAEQIWAGNGSNEVLQHVLQAFGGPGRSLLSFTPTYSMYPLLAQGVGMAWVPVPRADDFTLTPSAVRDAIEEHDPDVVFLCSPNNPTGTAIGLDVIEAACTSARGIVLVDEAYAEFAHDRDQTALALLERYPRLLVSRTMSKAFAFAGIRVGYLAADPAVIDALRLVRLPYHLSAITQAAAIAALRHSGEMLARVDALRQQRDRIVDELTALGLAPYPSDSNFVLVGGIRDPKATFQALLDRGILVRDVGLPGTLRITAGTPAETTALLAAMAELTAE from the coding sequence GTGACGAGTCTCGACGACCTGCCCATCCGCGCCGACCTGCGCGGCCTGACGCCCTACGGCGCACCGCAGCTCGAGGTTCCCGTGCGGCTCAACGTCAACGAGAACGCCTACCGAGTGCCGGAGGCAGTGGCCCTCGACATCGTCCAGGAGATCGCTCGTGCGCTGCCGGAGGCCAACCGGTACCCCGACCGCGAATTCGACGTGCTGCGCCAGGGCTTCGCCGACTACCTCGGCCGCGGCCTGACTGCCGAGCAGATCTGGGCGGGCAACGGCTCGAACGAGGTGCTGCAGCACGTGCTGCAGGCCTTCGGCGGCCCGGGCCGCTCGCTGCTGTCGTTCACGCCCACCTACTCGATGTACCCGCTGCTGGCGCAGGGCGTCGGCATGGCATGGGTGCCGGTGCCGCGCGCCGACGACTTCACGCTCACGCCGAGCGCCGTGCGCGACGCGATCGAGGAGCACGATCCCGACGTGGTCTTCCTCTGCTCGCCGAACAACCCGACCGGCACGGCGATCGGGCTGGACGTGATCGAGGCAGCGTGCACGAGCGCCCGCGGGATCGTGCTGGTCGACGAGGCCTACGCCGAGTTCGCGCACGATCGCGACCAGACGGCGCTGGCGCTCCTCGAGCGCTACCCGCGCCTGCTGGTCTCGCGCACCATGAGCAAGGCGTTCGCCTTCGCGGGCATCCGGGTCGGCTACCTCGCCGCGGATCCGGCGGTCATCGATGCGCTCCGCCTGGTGCGCCTGCCCTACCACCTGTCGGCGATCACGCAGGCGGCCGCGATCGCGGCGCTGCGGCACAGCGGCGAGATGCTCGCACGCGTCGACGCGCTGCGGCAGCAGCGCGATCGCATCGTCGATGAGCTCACCGCGCTGGGCCTCGCGCCCTACCCGTCCGACTCCAACTTCGTGCTCGTCGGCGGCATCCGCGACCCGAAGGCGACGTTCCAGGCACTGCTCGACCGCGGCATCCTGGTCCGCGACGTCGGCCTGCCCGGAACGCTCCGCATCACCGCCGGCACGCCGGCCGAGACCACCGCGCTGCTCGCCGCCATGGCTGAGCTCACCGCAGAATAG
- the lexA gene encoding transcriptional repressor LexA, translating into MTRQLTEKQQAILQVIQKAVRQRGYPPSYREIGDAVGLSSLSSVTHQLGQLELAGMIRRDPARPRAIEVLVPDELDPSVGSMEQATFVPMVGRIAAGIPITAEEQIDEVYPLPKELVGGGDLFMLKVVGDSMIDAAICDGDWVVVRQQRDAVNGDIVAAMLDEEATVKVFKQRDGHTWLLPRNSAFEPIVGDEAEVLGKVVAVLRSI; encoded by the coding sequence ATGACGAGGCAGCTGACCGAGAAGCAGCAGGCCATCCTGCAGGTCATCCAGAAGGCGGTGCGCCAGCGCGGCTATCCGCCGAGCTACCGAGAGATCGGCGATGCGGTCGGGCTCTCCTCGCTCTCGAGCGTGACGCACCAGCTCGGGCAGCTCGAGCTCGCCGGCATGATCCGCCGCGACCCTGCGCGCCCGCGTGCGATCGAGGTGCTCGTGCCCGACGAGCTGGACCCGTCTGTGGGCAGCATGGAGCAGGCGACCTTCGTGCCGATGGTCGGCCGCATCGCAGCCGGCATCCCGATCACCGCCGAGGAGCAGATCGACGAGGTCTATCCGCTGCCGAAGGAGCTCGTCGGCGGCGGCGACCTCTTCATGCTCAAGGTGGTCGGCGACTCGATGATCGATGCTGCGATCTGCGACGGCGACTGGGTCGTGGTGCGACAGCAGCGCGATGCGGTCAACGGCGACATCGTGGCGGCGATGCTCGACGAGGAGGCCACGGTGAAGGTGTTCAAGCAGCGCGACGGCCACACCTGGCTGCTGCCCCGCAACTCCGCGTTCGAGCCGATCGTGGGTGACGAGGCCGAGGTGCTGGGCAAGGTCGTGGCGGTGCTGCGCTCCATCTGA
- the hflX gene encoding GTPase HflX, protein MAEPQDTTEGGGRATERILRWAQPADGEVLSARAQALQADHGSSDSDGAQYERDERAALRRVDGLRTELEDITEVEYRELRLENVVLVGVYSGSATDAENSMRELAALAETAGAQVLDGVLQRRPNPDPATYVGSGKADALAEMVKELGADTVVADSELSPSQRRALEDRVKVKVIDRTAVILDIFSQHAKSREGKAQVELAQLEYLLPRLRGWGDSMSRQAGGQVGGQGAGMGSRGPGETKIELDRRRIHTRMARLRKQIKGFAPARQAKRANRDRFEVPGVAIAGYTNAGKSSLLNRITGAGVLVENALFATLDATVRRAVTPDGREFTIADTVGFVRNLPHQLVEAFRSTLEEVAESELIVHVVDASHPDPASQIATVRDVLGETGARTIPEIVVFNKADLIGDDERLVLRGLQPDAIFASARTGAGVDEILARIAELLPRPEVPVSLLVPFERGDVIAMLHDRFDVVSERYEEAGTRIDALVSDAVLDQLAEFRI, encoded by the coding sequence ATGGCAGAACCGCAGGACACCACCGAGGGCGGAGGGCGCGCGACGGAGCGCATCCTCCGGTGGGCGCAGCCGGCCGACGGCGAGGTGCTCTCGGCGCGCGCGCAGGCGCTGCAGGCCGACCACGGATCGAGCGACAGCGATGGCGCGCAGTACGAGCGCGACGAGCGTGCGGCGCTGCGTCGCGTCGACGGACTGCGCACCGAGCTCGAGGACATCACCGAGGTCGAGTACCGCGAGCTTCGCCTCGAGAACGTGGTGCTCGTGGGCGTCTACTCGGGCAGCGCCACCGACGCGGAGAACTCGATGCGCGAGCTCGCCGCGCTGGCGGAGACCGCCGGCGCGCAGGTGCTCGACGGCGTGCTGCAGCGCAGGCCCAACCCGGATCCGGCCACCTACGTCGGCAGCGGCAAGGCGGATGCGCTGGCCGAGATGGTGAAGGAGCTCGGTGCCGACACGGTGGTGGCCGACAGCGAGCTCTCGCCCAGCCAGCGACGTGCGCTGGAGGACCGGGTCAAGGTGAAGGTCATCGACCGCACCGCCGTGATCCTCGACATCTTCAGCCAGCACGCCAAGAGCCGCGAGGGCAAGGCGCAGGTCGAGCTCGCGCAGCTGGAGTACCTGCTGCCGCGACTGCGCGGCTGGGGCGACTCGATGTCGCGCCAGGCCGGTGGTCAGGTCGGCGGGCAGGGCGCAGGCATGGGCTCGCGCGGACCGGGTGAGACGAAGATCGAGCTCGACCGTCGCCGCATCCACACGCGGATGGCACGGCTGCGCAAGCAGATCAAGGGCTTCGCGCCCGCGCGCCAGGCGAAGCGCGCCAACCGCGACCGGTTCGAGGTGCCGGGCGTGGCGATCGCGGGCTACACGAACGCCGGCAAGTCGTCGCTGCTGAACCGGATCACCGGTGCGGGCGTGCTGGTGGAGAACGCGCTGTTCGCGACCCTCGACGCCACCGTCCGCCGCGCGGTCACGCCGGACGGGCGCGAGTTCACCATCGCCGACACGGTCGGCTTCGTGCGCAACCTGCCGCACCAGCTGGTCGAGGCGTTCCGCTCGACGCTCGAGGAGGTCGCCGAGTCGGAGCTCATCGTGCACGTCGTCGATGCCAGCCACCCCGACCCCGCTTCGCAGATCGCCACGGTGCGCGATGTGCTGGGGGAGACGGGCGCGCGCACCATCCCGGAGATCGTGGTGTTCAACAAGGCCGACCTGATCGGTGATGACGAGCGACTGGTGCTGCGGGGACTGCAGCCGGACGCCATCTTCGCCTCGGCACGCACGGGCGCCGGCGTGGACGAGATCCTCGCGCGCATCGCCGAGCTGCTGCCGAGGCCAGAGGTGCCGGTGTCGCTGCTGGTGCCCTTCGAGCGCGGCGATGTGATCGCCATGCTCCACGACCGCTTCGACGTCGTGAGCGAGCGCTACGAGGAGGCCGGCACGCGCATCGATGCGCTGGTCTCCGACGCCGTGCTCGACCAGCTCGCCGAGTTCCGCATCTGA
- a CDS encoding methyltransferase produces MPDHYFSPDPVAPRSFRTILVPIDGREREMVTATGVFSGDRLDVGTEVLLDAVPAPPETGELLDLGCGWGPIAATLATRSPAAHVWAVDVNARALSLVERNAELLSLSNITPATPDRVPTDVRFATIWSNPPIRIGKPQLHELLETWIPRLEPGGTAWLVVQKHLGADSLLRWLTERFEGFDVERADSKRTYRIIAVTAPD; encoded by the coding sequence GTGCCGGACCACTACTTCTCACCCGATCCCGTTGCGCCGAGATCGTTCCGGACGATCCTGGTGCCGATCGATGGCCGCGAGCGTGAGATGGTCACGGCGACCGGGGTGTTCTCCGGGGACCGACTCGATGTCGGCACCGAGGTGCTGCTGGATGCGGTTCCCGCGCCTCCCGAGACCGGGGAGCTGCTCGATCTCGGCTGCGGCTGGGGACCCATCGCCGCGACCCTCGCGACCCGTTCCCCGGCCGCGCATGTCTGGGCGGTCGACGTCAACGCCCGTGCGCTCTCGCTCGTGGAGCGGAATGCCGAGCTGCTCAGTCTATCGAACATCACCCCGGCGACTCCTGACCGGGTGCCGACCGACGTGCGGTTCGCGACGATCTGGTCGAATCCGCCCATCCGGATCGGCAAGCCGCAGCTGCACGAGTTGCTCGAGACCTGGATCCCGCGGCTCGAACCCGGCGGCACGGCGTGGCTCGTGGTGCAGAAGCACCTGGGCGCCGACTCGCTGCTGCGATGGCTGACGGAGCGCTTCGAGGGCTTCGATGTCGAGCGTGCCGACTCGAAGCGGACGTACCGGATCATCGCCGTCACGGCGCCTGACTGA
- the dapF gene encoding diaminopimelate epimerase — protein sequence MTPLGTGAFTKGHGTGNDFVLVADPDGAAPLTAERVRALADRRYGIGGDGVIRAVRTGASGDPTLDAAPAGTWAMDYWNADGSTSEMCGNGVRVFVRFLLEAGLVELGDGEAMDVATRAGLKRVIRQGPLFAVDLGPYELGGDRLVAAHGIDVARPGLDVSTGNPHVVVALASAEELAALDLHRAPVLDPVPDDGANVEFVVPGSIADGVGAIRMRVHERGSGETLSCGTGAVAAALATRHWSGDAADRWIVDVPGGRLEVEIDERGHAWLTGPAELVFRGEEIDRGVSQAP from the coding sequence ATGACACCGCTCGGCACAGGCGCATTCACCAAGGGACACGGGACCGGCAACGACTTCGTGCTGGTCGCCGACCCCGACGGCGCAGCGCCGCTCACGGCCGAGCGGGTGCGGGCGCTCGCCGACCGCCGCTACGGCATCGGGGGCGACGGCGTGATCCGAGCCGTGCGCACCGGTGCCAGCGGCGACCCGACGCTCGACGCCGCGCCCGCGGGCACGTGGGCGATGGACTACTGGAACGCCGACGGCAGCACAAGCGAGATGTGCGGCAACGGCGTCCGTGTGTTCGTGCGGTTCCTGCTCGAGGCAGGCCTCGTGGAGCTCGGCGACGGCGAGGCGATGGACGTCGCCACGCGCGCGGGCCTCAAGCGTGTCATCCGCCAGGGCCCGCTGTTCGCCGTGGACCTCGGTCCGTACGAGCTGGGCGGCGACCGGCTGGTCGCGGCCCACGGCATCGATGTCGCCCGCCCCGGCCTGGACGTGTCGACGGGCAATCCGCACGTCGTGGTCGCGCTGGCGAGCGCCGAGGAGCTCGCCGCGCTCGACCTCCACCGCGCACCCGTGCTCGACCCGGTGCCGGACGACGGGGCGAACGTCGAGTTCGTCGTGCCGGGCTCCATCGCCGATGGCGTCGGCGCCATCCGCATGCGCGTCCACGAGCGGGGCTCCGGCGAGACGCTCTCCTGCGGCACCGGAGCCGTCGCCGCAGCGCTGGCGACCCGGCACTGGTCGGGCGACGCGGCGGATCGCTGGATCGTCGACGTGCCAGGGGGCAGGCTCGAGGTGGAGATCGATGAGCGCGGGCATGCCTGGCTCACGGGTCCCGCAGAGCTCGTCTTCCGCGGTGAGGAGATCGACCGGGGAGTCAGTCAGGCGCCGTGA
- the miaA gene encoding tRNA (adenosine(37)-N6)-dimethylallyltransferase MiaA — protein sequence MTLIAVVGATGTGKTSLSLDVADAVVRLGGSAEIVNCDAMQLYRGMDIGTAKASVEERRGHSHHLLDVLEPWQDAAVAAYREAALAALDGIEQRGAVPILVGGSGLYASSVLYDFAFPATDETLRAELESALERDGAAAMHARLLAVDAAAAAAIGPHNGRRLVRALEAVTLTGMPFRVGLPPEESLLRPTVIQHVRVDRAALVARLDARVTRMWELGIVAEARALRAAGIERGSTAQQAIGYRQALDQLDGALTEAEAIARTQALTRRYARRQVSWFQRYPASPATDPTAMARKALDSLGA from the coding sequence ATGACGCTGATCGCCGTGGTCGGCGCGACCGGCACCGGCAAGACGTCGCTGTCGCTCGACGTCGCGGACGCGGTCGTGCGGCTCGGCGGCAGCGCCGAGATCGTGAACTGCGACGCCATGCAGCTCTACCGCGGCATGGACATCGGCACCGCGAAGGCGAGTGTGGAAGAGCGCCGCGGCCATTCGCACCACCTGCTGGACGTGCTGGAGCCGTGGCAGGATGCGGCGGTGGCCGCCTATCGCGAGGCCGCGCTCGCCGCTCTGGACGGCATCGAGCAACGGGGAGCGGTGCCGATCCTGGTCGGGGGCAGCGGGCTCTACGCCTCCAGCGTGCTGTACGACTTCGCGTTCCCCGCGACCGACGAGACGCTGCGCGCCGAGCTCGAGTCGGCGCTCGAGCGCGACGGCGCGGCGGCGATGCACGCTCGCCTGCTCGCCGTCGACGCGGCCGCCGCCGCGGCGATCGGACCGCACAACGGGCGCAGGCTCGTGCGCGCGCTGGAGGCGGTGACGCTCACCGGCATGCCCTTCCGGGTCGGGCTGCCGCCGGAGGAATCGCTGCTGCGGCCGACGGTGATCCAGCACGTGCGCGTGGATCGCGCGGCGCTCGTCGCGCGACTGGACGCGCGGGTGACGCGGATGTGGGAGCTCGGCATCGTGGCAGAGGCGCGCGCTCTGCGCGCCGCGGGCATCGAGCGCGGCTCGACCGCGCAGCAGGCGATCGGCTACCGGCAGGCGCTCGACCAGCTCGACGGCGCCCTCACCGAGGCCGAGGCGATCGCGCGCACGCAGGCGCTGACGCGTCGGTACGCGAGGCGCCAGGTGTCCTGGTTCCAGCGCTACCCGGCATCCCCCGCGACGGATCCGACGGCGATGGCGCGAAAAGCGCTCGATAGCCTGGGCGCATGA
- the miaB gene encoding tRNA (N6-isopentenyl adenosine(37)-C2)-methylthiotransferase MiaB, which produces MLSTLAPRTYEVKTFGCQMNVHDSERLRGSLEAAGYTEAQDGAPDVIVINTCAVRENAGQKLYGTLGQLAKTKRERDGFQIAVGGCLAQKDRSTIVERAPWVDVVFGTHNIGSLPTLLERSRHNGAAAVEILEALEVFPSTLPTKRESTYAGWVSISVGCNNTCTFCIVPSLRGKERDRRPGEILSEVQALVDDGAIEVTLLGQNVNSYGVEFGDRLAFGKLLRAAGEIDGLERIRFTSPHPAAFTDDVIDAMAETPAVMPQLHMPLQSGSDRILKAMRRSYRSTRFLGILDKVRERIPHAAITTDIIVGFPGETEEDFAETLRVVEASRFASAFTFQYSIRPGTPAATMPDQVPKEVVQARFERLVALQDRISHEENQRQVGRAAEVMVAAAEGKRHAETHRLTGRAEDNRLVHFAPGSHQPRPGDIVTVEVTQAAPFHLIADGEPLALRATRAGDAWDRAQADSCAVPAAGDAPVRAGGPVSLGLPVLRPQPVASEA; this is translated from the coding sequence ATGCTCAGCACGCTCGCGCCGCGCACCTACGAGGTGAAGACCTTCGGCTGCCAGATGAACGTGCACGACTCCGAACGACTCCGCGGCTCGCTCGAGGCGGCCGGCTACACCGAGGCGCAGGACGGCGCCCCCGACGTCATCGTCATCAACACCTGCGCGGTGCGCGAGAACGCCGGTCAGAAGCTCTACGGCACGCTCGGGCAGCTGGCGAAGACGAAGCGGGAGCGCGACGGCTTCCAGATCGCCGTCGGCGGCTGCCTGGCGCAGAAGGATCGCTCGACGATCGTCGAGCGCGCCCCCTGGGTGGATGTCGTCTTCGGCACCCACAACATCGGCTCGCTGCCGACGCTGCTGGAGCGCAGTCGCCACAACGGCGCAGCAGCGGTGGAGATCCTCGAGGCGCTCGAGGTCTTCCCGTCGACGCTGCCGACGAAGCGCGAGTCCACCTACGCCGGCTGGGTCTCCATCTCGGTCGGCTGCAACAACACCTGCACCTTCTGCATCGTGCCCTCGCTGCGCGGCAAGGAGCGCGATCGGCGCCCAGGGGAGATCCTCTCCGAGGTGCAGGCGCTCGTCGACGACGGCGCCATCGAGGTGACGCTGCTGGGCCAGAACGTGAACTCCTACGGTGTCGAGTTCGGCGATCGGCTCGCGTTCGGCAAGCTGCTGCGCGCCGCGGGCGAGATCGATGGGCTCGAGCGCATCCGCTTCACGAGTCCGCATCCGGCGGCGTTCACCGACGACGTGATCGACGCGATGGCAGAGACGCCGGCGGTGATGCCGCAGCTGCACATGCCGCTGCAGTCGGGATCGGATCGCATCCTGAAGGCCATGCGCCGCTCGTATCGGTCGACGAGGTTCCTCGGCATCCTGGACAAGGTGCGCGAGCGGATCCCGCACGCGGCCATCACGACCGACATCATCGTCGGCTTCCCCGGTGAGACCGAAGAGGACTTCGCCGAGACGCTGCGTGTCGTCGAGGCATCGCGCTTCGCGTCGGCCTTCACCTTCCAGTACTCGATCCGGCCGGGCACGCCCGCCGCGACGATGCCCGACCAGGTGCCGAAGGAGGTCGTGCAGGCGCGGTTCGAGCGGCTCGTCGCGCTGCAGGATCGCATCTCGCACGAGGAGAACCAGCGCCAGGTGGGTCGCGCTGCCGAGGTCATGGTGGCGGCCGCCGAGGGCAAGCGGCACGCGGAGACCCATCGGCTCACCGGCCGCGCCGAGGACAACCGCCTCGTGCACTTCGCCCCGGGCTCGCATCAGCCGCGCCCTGGCGACATCGTCACCGTCGAGGTGACCCAGGCGGCGCCGTTCCACCTGATCGCCGACGGCGAGCCGCTCGCGCTCCGCGCGACGCGCGCGGGCGACGCGTGGGATCGAGCGCAGGCCGACTCGTGCGCGGTGCCCGCGGCCGGCGACGCTCCCGTTCGCGCCGGAGGCCCCGTGTCGCTCGGGCTGCCGGTGCTCCGACCGCAGCCGGTCGCCTCCGAGGCATGA
- a CDS encoding regulatory protein RecX yields the protein MSDTDRLAGVTALSTWIASRDEDPVAEPHDAGEADAAGERVDEDAARSIALRALGRKAASRQELDRTLERRDVEPEVREAVLDRLAAEGLVDDAQLAQDLAERLRERKHLGERGISAELRKRGLDPEVIEPSDGDEELQRAIDAAADRRKRMGSLDDETAERRLYGFLQRRGFGGSAVRTAIERTRPRGPRFR from the coding sequence GTGAGCGACACCGACCGCCTGGCCGGCGTCACGGCGCTCTCCACCTGGATCGCCTCGCGAGACGAGGATCCGGTCGCGGAGCCGCATGACGCCGGTGAGGCGGACGCAGCCGGCGAGCGCGTCGACGAGGATGCGGCCCGCTCGATCGCGCTGCGTGCGCTCGGGCGGAAGGCGGCGAGTCGGCAGGAGCTCGACCGCACGCTCGAGCGCCGCGACGTCGAGCCCGAGGTGCGCGAGGCGGTGCTGGATCGCCTCGCGGCGGAGGGGCTGGTGGACGACGCCCAGCTCGCGCAGGATCTCGCGGAACGGCTCCGCGAGCGGAAGCACCTGGGGGAGCGCGGCATCTCCGCAGAGCTGCGCAAGCGCGGCCTCGACCCGGAGGTCATCGAGCCCAGTGATGGCGACGAGGAGCTGCAGCGTGCCATCGACGCGGCCGCCGATCGGCGCAAGCGCATGGGCAGCCTCGACGACGAGACGGCGGAGCGACGGCTGTACGGCTTCCTCCAGCGACGCGGCTTCGGCGGGTCCGCGGTGCGCACCGCGATCGAGCGCACCCGTCCGCGGGGCCCGCGCTTCCGCTGA
- the recA gene encoding recombinase RecA, translated as MPTPADREKSLEAALAQIDRQFGKGSVMRLGSEERAPVEVIPTGSIALDVALGVGGLPRGRIIEIYGPESSGKTTLTLHAIANAQRNGGIAAFIDAEHALDPEYAKKLGVDIDALLVSQPDTGEQALEIADMLVRSGSIDLIVIDSVAALVPRAEIEGEMGDSHVGLQARLMSQALRKLTGGLNQTQTTMIFINQLREKIGVFFGSPETTAGGKALKFYASVRLDIRRIETLKDGTDAVGNRTRVKVVKNKMAPPFKQAEFDILYGTGISREGSLIDFGVEHAIVRKSGAWYTYDGDQLGQGKEKARQFLLDNPDLAAQIERQILGKLGVGAAGKAAAAEQQAAVESLDARRQERQGA; from the coding sequence ATGCCCACACCAGCAGACCGCGAGAAGTCGCTCGAGGCGGCGCTCGCCCAGATCGACCGTCAGTTCGGCAAGGGATCGGTGATGCGCCTCGGCAGCGAGGAGCGCGCACCGGTCGAGGTCATCCCCACCGGCTCCATCGCGCTCGACGTGGCGCTCGGCGTCGGCGGCCTGCCGCGCGGCCGCATCATCGAGATCTACGGCCCGGAGTCGTCCGGCAAGACGACGCTGACGCTCCACGCGATCGCCAATGCGCAGCGCAACGGCGGCATCGCAGCCTTCATCGACGCTGAGCACGCGCTCGACCCCGAGTACGCCAAGAAGCTCGGCGTCGACATCGACGCGCTGCTCGTGTCGCAGCCCGACACCGGCGAGCAGGCGCTCGAGATCGCCGACATGCTCGTGCGCTCCGGCTCGATCGACCTGATCGTCATCGACTCCGTGGCGGCACTCGTGCCCCGCGCCGAGATCGAGGGCGAGATGGGCGACAGCCACGTCGGCCTGCAGGCTCGCCTCATGTCGCAGGCATTGCGCAAGCTCACCGGTGGCCTCAACCAGACGCAGACCACGATGATCTTCATCAACCAGCTGCGCGAGAAGATCGGTGTCTTCTTCGGCAGCCCCGAGACCACCGCGGGCGGCAAGGCGCTGAAGTTCTACGCCTCGGTGCGCCTCGACATCCGTCGCATCGAGACGCTCAAGGACGGCACCGACGCAGTCGGCAACCGCACTCGCGTCAAGGTGGTCAAGAACAAGATGGCGCCGCCGTTCAAGCAGGCCGAGTTCGACATCCTCTACGGCACCGGCATCTCGCGCGAGGGCAGCCTGATCGACTTCGGCGTCGAGCACGCCATCGTGCGCAAGTCCGGCGCCTGGTACACCTACGACGGTGACCAGCTGGGGCAGGGCAAGGAGAAGGCACGCCAGTTCCTGCTCGACAACCCCGACCTGGCGGCGCAGATCGAGCGCCAGATCCTCGGCAAGCTCGGCGTCGGCGCCGCAGGCAAGGCAGCTGCGGCCGAGCAGCAGGCAGCGGTCGAGTCGCTCGACGCCCGTCGCCAGGAGCGCCAGGGCGCGTGA
- a CDS encoding DUF3046 domain-containing protein yields MRTSELQTALSEEFGALGSVLMSDLTLRSLGGRTGAEALAAGVPAREIWRALCDAKDVPAERRHGRGLREPQR; encoded by the coding sequence ATGCGCACGAGTGAGCTGCAGACCGCGCTGTCCGAGGAGTTCGGAGCGCTCGGGTCGGTCCTCATGAGCGACCTGACGCTCCGCAGCCTCGGCGGCCGCACGGGCGCTGAGGCGCTGGCCGCCGGCGTGCCCGCGCGCGAGATCTGGCGAGCGCTCTGCGACGCGAAGGACGTGCCGGCCGAGCGCCGCCACGGCCGCGGCCTGCGCGAACCCCAGCGCTGA
- a CDS encoding helix-turn-helix transcriptional regulator, with product MVLVRQEIGDVLRDTRLRQGRTLRQVASRASVALGYLSEVERGQKEASSEILASVADALEVPLSSVLREVGDRLAVLEGLTFGELDSLHTTVPDTLPADMVAEFDSAVH from the coding sequence ATGGTGCTGGTACGACAGGAGATCGGCGACGTGCTGCGTGACACGCGGCTGCGTCAGGGCAGGACGCTGCGTCAGGTGGCATCACGTGCCTCGGTGGCGCTGGGCTACCTCAGCGAGGTGGAGCGCGGCCAGAAGGAAGCCTCCAGCGAGATTCTCGCGTCCGTCGCGGACGCACTCGAGGTGCCGCTGTCGAGCGTGCTGCGAGAGGTGGGGGACCGTCTCGCTGTGCTCGAGGGGCTCACCTTCGGCGAGCTCGACTCGCTGCACACCACGGTGCCCGACACGCTGCCAGCCGACATGGTGGCGGAGTTCGACTCGGCCGTCCACTGA
- a CDS encoding CinA family protein, which produces MTDARGRPGPDPAALAAVRQIGELSGSIVARAAARGVTIAVAESLTGGLVAATLVRTPGASGVLRLGVVAYATAMKHEVLRVPAALLAERSPVDPDVAIAMARGVRQLAALDRAECTIGVATTGVAGPGAQDGHPPGEFHIGIEMRTRDGIVAESSSQTVRGDREAVRAAALLAALQQLDAALERTDLHTHSESTT; this is translated from the coding sequence ATGACGGATGCGCGCGGGCGCCCGGGCCCCGACCCCGCCGCCCTCGCCGCTGTGCGCCAGATCGGGGAGCTCTCCGGCTCGATCGTCGCCAGGGCCGCGGCGCGGGGCGTGACGATCGCGGTCGCGGAGTCGCTCACGGGCGGCCTCGTCGCCGCCACGCTCGTGCGCACGCCCGGCGCATCCGGCGTGCTTCGGCTCGGTGTCGTCGCCTACGCGACCGCCATGAAGCACGAGGTGCTGCGCGTGCCCGCGGCGCTGCTGGCCGAGCGCTCTCCGGTGGACCCGGATGTGGCGATCGCGATGGCGCGCGGCGTGCGACAGCTGGCTGCCCTCGACCGCGCCGAGTGCACGATCGGCGTCGCCACCACCGGCGTTGCGGGCCCGGGCGCCCAGGACGGGCACCCGCCGGGCGAGTTCCACATCGGCATCGAGATGCGCACGAGGGACGGCATCGTCGCGGAGTCGTCGTCGCAGACGGTGCGCGGCGACCGCGAGGCCGTGCGAGCCGCGGCGCTGCTGGCGGCGCTGCAGCAGCTCGACGCGGCGCTCGAGCGCACCGACCTGCACACGCACAGCGAATCCACAACGTGA
- the pgsA gene encoding CDP-diacylglycerol--glycerol-3-phosphate 3-phosphatidyltransferase: MGILRPWRGRVWRRGDAPASVASVPNLISVVRILLTPVFIVVALTNPEPGTARTLGALLFVVLIATDFVDGMIARSRNLVTDFGKLIDPIADKAITGSAFVVLSVLGELPWWITIVVLLREWGITVYRLLVASQVVIAADWAGKAKTMAQAIALPLALVPLQAWIGDPGVWICVVTMSIAVALTIYSGLEFVVLAVRGKR, encoded by the coding sequence ATGGGGATCCTGAGGCCGTGGCGCGGTCGCGTCTGGCGCCGGGGCGATGCGCCCGCGAGCGTCGCGAGCGTGCCGAACCTCATCTCGGTCGTGCGCATCCTGCTGACGCCCGTCTTCATCGTCGTGGCGCTCACCAACCCGGAGCCCGGCACCGCCCGCACGCTCGGCGCGCTGCTGTTCGTCGTGCTCATCGCGACCGACTTCGTCGACGGGATGATCGCGCGCAGTCGCAACCTCGTGACCGACTTCGGGAAGCTCATCGACCCGATCGCCGACAAGGCGATCACCGGCAGCGCCTTCGTGGTGCTGTCGGTGCTCGGCGAGCTGCCGTGGTGGATCACGATCGTGGTGCTGCTGCGCGAGTGGGGGATCACCGTCTACCGGCTGCTGGTGGCGAGCCAGGTCGTGATCGCCGCCGACTGGGCGGGCAAGGCGAAGACCATGGCGCAGGCGATCGCGCTGCCGCTCGCCCTCGTGCCGCTGCAGGCGTGGATCGGCGACCCGGGCGTCTGGATCTGCGTCGTCACGATGTCGATCGCCGTCGCACTGACCATCTACTCGGGCCTCGAGTTCGTGGTGCTCGCCGTGCGGGGGAAGCGATGA